CTCAAAATAACAAACCCAAGAACTTTGTGCTAAATCTCACCACTCAGACCAAAGACTGGAAGATCACGCTCGACTTCCTGCCAAAAGCATGGTTACATTTAGTAATTACCTGGCATGTGAACAATGGTCTGAAACTTTACCATAATGCCAAACTAGTGGCAACGGAAGAAAATTCAACAGACGTTAAATGCCCGCCTCTCGAACCGCGAAACGAGATTCTGACAGTGGGACGGCCAAACAGCCTGACAAAGCTCCATAACTACGCGAGGCTTGACATTGGACACTTGGTGATTTGGACCCGCGAGCTTTCGCATCATGAAGTTGAAGTAGCCTTTCTAACAGTTCTCGCTAAGTCAACTAAATCCCTCATCTGCTGCCATTTTAAGAAGGGTAAGTTGTGCTTATTGCAGCACTTGCCCCGCGACCTGCCCGTCTTGCCCGTTGGCCAGGAAGTAACTGATTGGCCAGGAGCTACCTAGAAAACCTTATGGTAACTTAGCTCCTGGTCaccttacaaaaaaaaaaaagaaaaaaaaagtgtaatcTTTTTTCTCCAAATCTGTAACCGTATACTAACCTCTTGTTCATATGAACTTGATAGCAGAGAAGCTAAATCATCAAAGATAATGggttagaaatggtatttttactttattttgaGAGTTCTCGCCAACGATCTCCGAATGCTTAAACCGCCTTCCGTTGTGCGATATCATTGGGATCCATCTTGTGTTATTCAATGATTAAACTCGATGTCGTTTGATTCTCTGTAGCCATTATGCATTTTTTCGCGGGTGAGAGTTCTCAGATTACTCAAAATCGCATTATACAAATACATCTCACTATTGACACTATTTTTAACACTTCACGACAGAAAACAATACCAGTAGGAGTTAAGAttagtttttttattccttgAACTTACTGAACTTTTTTACAGAGGATCCCTGTGTGTCTAACCCATGTCACGAGGGCGCCACGTGCCGCTTATTAGACGAGAAGTATGAATGCATTTGTCCGGACATATCCGTTAACCCTTGTCTGGAGCGTAAGTATTTCACTTTATAGTATCTATATGTTCTACAACTTCCCATCGAGTATGAATGTTATTATGATCTACAATTCCGGCACCCGGACATTCACGTCCAATTTTGCTCGCTGATTTCTCCTGATGGTGTTGCGTCCTACAAATTACGCTCGGGGTGCCCCAAAAACACTCGAATAGGCGCTGTCAGTCAACTGCCGGTGCAAAGGACCCAAATCGGTCCGTGATAGGGGGGAGTTTTCACACCAAAAGTTGATAGCTGGCAGTGACCCAATGGAAAATCTTCTATGAGTCTCTTACTCACATTTCAGGGATTGAAGGGAATATCAGCCAAGTGCTGGACTCGACAAGTGCGCTCTACACGACGCCATACTTTAACAATGACCTGCTCACATACACACCATCAGACACTACTCGAGGCAACGGAATCAAGAAACTCATCCAAAATGGAGACTTAGAGTCGTCAGATGCAGAACTTTTGCTATCAATTTACGCTACATCTTTAGTCTTTAGACCGGGGACATCATTAGGACAGAGATGGACTCCAACATCAAATGCATTTCTGCATAGTATACCAACATTGCTTTCTTTATCGGGGGCTCTTGTCGACAAATCTGCAACACGGACTTTAACGGCACAACCATCTGAAACCTCTTGTAAAACCTCTCACACGCGATCCTTTCCGAATGTTGCATTCTCTCCTTCCACAGGTACCCTGAGCATGTCAGTTGTGCCGAGTAAAATCCAGGGTCAGCGTGTACCCACCTTGCCGCCAGCTGAGCCTTACGCTTGTTCTACGGGCGGCGTCAAGTGCGTGTGCTATAACTGCGCCTCAGATACTAGCGGACTGCCGTGCTGCATCGAGTTACTTGACCCTCGCGCTTTACAAGAAGGAGTCGCCCTCACAATTGACTCAATTAGTATTAGAGAGTTTTTGGTGATCGAGCCAAAGATGAAGCAAGTCACACAGAAAGTGCTAGCGGACGCTTGTAGAACAATTGATTGCTTTTCAAGGTCTAAGCTGCTCACGAAAAGGCGACGTGACATAGACGGTCACACGTTGAAGCCAAGTGTACCACCTTCAAGCCAATCTTCGGACGTAGGAACAAGCACTAACTTAACAATAGCTGTCAGTGTAGTGATGTTTCATATTTCGCCAGATGCGGCTTGGCATAGCAGGGGCGGGTTGACCGCAGCATTTTACGCAACTGTGACGTCCCACATGGGAGCGAGCAACCGTACTAAAGTCGTTAACGGAGAAGTGCTGGCTGACCTCATGAGCGAGAAGCGAGAGGCGCTCAACAAGCAACTTAACATTTCCATTGGGGTGATCTCAACTTGGAACTCCACGCGAGACATACGGAAGGAAAATATAGGTATACTCCTTTAGCTGTTGTTCATTTATTGTAGTCTCTTTCAAGATTAAAATATATTAACTTGAAATTACACTGGTTCTAGTTGCTATTGTCTAAATTCAGTCAAGTTTGAGCTAAAACGCATAAAGTCTATATGATGTTCCTCTCCAATTCTTTTAAAGATAGTGTGTGTAATTGCACAATATTACTGAACGCTTAATTATTTGTGCATGTTATGGCATCATTTTGTATAGTTTCCGTGTATCCTCCGAATAACCAAAAACCGGCATTTATTAGCGAGTTGTTCACGGGTTGCTGTGCTTATACATGTTACATATGCATCTGATATTTAACACAGACCCAGAGTCCAGAAAGAAGGACGAAGTGCACATATCCCACGCTGTAGTCATCACCATCCTTGTGTCTGGCATCAGCGGATTTCTTGTGCTAACTCTTGTCGTCATTTTCGTACTTGTGCGATTCCAAAGGTATGATGCTATCCCTAAGTATCGGCTCCCGGGGTAGTTTCATTGATAGAGCCAtactttaaagaaaaatgatgCTTGTATTTATAGCAGACACATTCGAAGGCTTGAGTAGCGTTTTCTATCAGACGCTTGAAGATCGGTCCTCCCCTTCCAGGAAACAAGCGAACGATCTCCGAGATTCTGATTTCTCAGGCTAGGGCTGGAGGCTTTGGCATTTTCGTTTTTATTATCGTTTTCTGGACCGCAAGACTCTAGGCGAAACAATCTatcacaaaaagaaaaaaaggagtaaACTGACCTTCATTTATAAGGTGTCATGTCCTTGAGTCTTTGGAACAAATTTGATATTCTTTATTTGATACTGTAGCTTGATTGGGTTTATACTAAATCGGTTTAGATGTTGATCACCCTGAAGCACACCTTGATAGCATTCCCGTCACACACAGCATTGGTTTATTGGGGATTGTTATTGCACACTGAATATAACATATTGGATGAATTATCTTGCAGGCGAATAAATGGTGAGTTTGTACCTCCTAATATCCAAATAACTTGTGATGAAGATCATGGCGACGACAGAGCCTTCCCACCGTTTGTCGATCCTTCATTACCGTGTATCACAGATGTGCCCAAAAAGCCAGCTACGACTAGCTGGCAAGAAGAAGAGAataaagaacgagaagaaaaaCGAAACAAAGAAAGCAAGAAAGAACACACTGAAGGTAAAAATGAAGAATTAAAAAATGgtaaaggaaagaaaagacGGTCCAGTGGAGTTAAAGTCACCTACAAACCGCCTGTATGGGACGATGACTAGCAAAAAGAGCATGAAATACTTAGCCTATTGCACCGCAGTACGACAAGATGCGGGTAATATGCTGCCGGATTTTACGGACGTTCTGACTGCAGTGCAGAAAAGGACGACAACCTGGACGAccacggcagaaaacaattaaaattggATTGCAAATTCAGTACaatttatacacctatttcaataaaggttgtcagtgcaaatgacaaatggcgaatggcaaatgcagttctacgaccgaaagtaaccatgcgtctcgaagaatatgtattaatcaaaacaattatccattaaaggttaccaatgcttggctctgacattgctggactttatttaacatctttaattttacaaataCTTAGaacccataagccatttaccattcgccatttgcactgacaaccttttgtgaaataggtgtatacattTTAGCCGTTTTCCACCAAACCACGACGTAAAAACTGCAACTTTCACGATCAATTGAGGACGCCGTCTTTTGCCGCCCTGTAAACTCCTTTAACAACGTTTGTAAGCCCTAATTTTgtgcttattccattgcagCTTGATTGGAATTGAACGCTAATACGAACATGCCGTCGTCGGCGTAGATATTAAGGTCCCTATTATGGTTGTTCCTTCCTTCCTTAAAATTTTGCGCTTTACTGCGCCAACTAGATTTCCGGCCTTCGGCCAGGAAAAGCTAATCAAGACCATCATAGGATAATTAGGAAATAAATAGGAAAATAATTCAGGAAAAAATGCTTATCAAAATAGCCTTAATCAAAACCCTTTAAACCCACGGGTACCCTTTGGTCTGAGGTCATTCAATGTAAACGTAAAAAAGAAACAGCCTAGGAAAAATACTAGGAATAACATTCTTATCCAGGACAACAACCCAAACCAGGACTTACAGTAGCCCTACCCAGGACATACAGTTGCCCTATCCAGGacatacagtagccctaccCAGGACATATAGTAGCCCTACCCAGGACATACGGTAGCCCTACCCAGGGCATACAGTAGCCCTACGCAGGacatacagtagccctaccCAGGACATATATTAGCCCTACCCAAGACATATAGCAGCCCTACCCAGGACATACAGTAGCTCTACCCAGGACATATAGTAGCCCTACCCAGGACATATATTAGCCCTACCCAGGacatacagtagccctaccaGGACATACGGTAGCCCTACCAAAGACATATAGTAGCCATACCCAGGACATATAGTAGCCCTGCCCAGGacatacagtagccctaccCAGGACATACAGTAGCCCTATCAGGACAAACGGTAGCCCTACAAAAGACATATAGTAGCCCTACCCAAGACATATAGTAGCCCTACCCAGGGCATACAGTAGCCCTATCCAGGACATACAGTAGCCCCACCCAAGACATATAGTAGCCCTACCCAGGACATACGGTAGCCCTACCCAGTATATGATAACCGGTATAGCAAACCTACCAAGTACAGTAACCCCACCCTGGacatacagtagccctacccaggacatacagtagccctaccCAGGACATACGGTAACCCTACCCAGGACATACGGTAACAATACCCAGGACATACGATAACAATACCCAGGACATACGGTAACCATACCCAGGACATACGGTAACCATACCCAGGACATACGATAACAATACCCAGGACATACGGTAACCCTACCAAGGACATACGATAACCCTACCCAAGAAATACGATAACCTACCAAGAACATACGGTAACCCGACCCAGGACATACGGTAACCATACCCAGGACATACGGTAGCTATACCCAGGACATACGATAACAATACCCAGGACATACGGTAACCATACCCAGGACATACGATAACAATGATACCAAACCTACCAAGGACAGTAACCCCACCCAGGACACACGGTAACCATACCCAGGACATACCGTAACCATACCCAGGACATACGGTAACCATGACCAGGACATACGGTAACAATACCCAGGACATACGGTAACCATACCCAGGACATACGATAACAATACCCAGGACATACGGTAACCAAAACCAGGACATACGGTAACCATACCCAGGACATACGGTAACCATACCCAGGACATACGGTAACCATACCCAGGACATACGATAACAATACATAGGACATACGATAACAATACCCAGGACATACGGTAACCTACCAAGAACATACGGTAGTCATACCCAGGACATACGGTAACCATACCCCGGACATACGGTAACCCTACCCAAGACATACGGTAACCATACCCAGGACATACGGTAACCATACCCAGGACATACGGTAACCATACCCAGGACATACGATAACAATACCCATGACATACGGAAACCATACCCAGGACATACGGTAGCCCTACCCAGGACATACGGTCATATCAACCCTACCCTGGACATCAACCCCACCCTGGACATCAACCCCACCCTGGACATCAACCCTACCCTGGACATCAACCCCACCCTGGACATCAACCCTACCATGGACATCAACCCTACCATGGACATCAACCCCACCCTGGACAACAACCCCACCCTGGACATCAACCCCACCCTGAACATCAACCCTACCCTGGACATCAACGCTACCCTGGACATCAACCCAACCCTGGAAATCAACCCTCTACCCTGGACATCAACGGTACCATGGACATCAACTCCACCCTGGACATCAACCCTCTATCCTCGACATCAACCCTCTATCCTGGACATTAACCCTCTACCCTAGACATCAACCCCACCCTGGACATCAACCCTACCCCGGACATCTACCACACCCTGGACCCTACCCCAAATCTACCCCACCCTGGACATCAACCCTACCCTGGACATCAACCCTACCCCGGACATCTACCCCACCCTGGACATCAACCCTACCCTGGACATCAACCCCACCCTGGACAACAACCCTACCCTGGACATCAACCCTACCCTGGACATCAACCCTACCCTGGACATCAACCCTACCCTGGACATCAACCCTACCCTGGACATCAACCCTACCCTGGACATCAACCCTACCCTGGACATCAACCCTACCCTGGACATCAACCCTACCCTGGACATCAACCCCACCCTGGAAATCAATGTTTGATCAGAAAATATGCACATCATAGCTTTTATATTAGTGAAGAGATGTAGGAGGAAGATTTCGATAAGAAATGAGGCTATGATGAATGAAAATACTGCTCTTGCATCCGTCGTCCTATTTTAGCAATATCTTATATGCCCAGACAACATCTATCTATC
The sequence above is a segment of the Nematostella vectensis chromosome 2, jaNemVect1.1, whole genome shotgun sequence genome. Coding sequences within it:
- the LOC5517955 gene encoding uncharacterized protein LOC5517955 isoform X2; this translates as MSRVTCLAVVLALVAIASTQTTRPCVDICPTGPKLTGPRWPEDVEKDEGSRYPNALHYWPFNSTTPSRTLLDVRGNCKTLTYNGVRTTYAEQLGPVLSLDGVDDWILISGLKSKCINDPTLCDDGLTVAFWLKYHAGEFILSGGRYTDLQRGPGFQFLCLDCYKAPQNNKPKNFVLNLTTQTKDWKITLDFLPKAWLHLVITWHVNNGLKLYHNAKLVATEENSTDVKCPPLEPRNEILTVGRPNSLTKLHNYARLDIGHLVIWTRELSHHEVEVAFLTVLAKSTKSLICCHFKKEDPCVSNPCHEGATCRLLDEKYECICPDISVNPCLERIEGNISQVLDSTSALYTTPYFNNDLLTYTPSDTTRGNGIKKLIQNGDLESSDAELLLSIYATSLVFRPGTSLGQRWTPTSNAFLHSIPTLLSLSGALVDKSATRTLTAQPSETSCKTSHTRSFPNVAFSPSTGTLSMSVVPSKIQGQRVPTLPPAEPYACSTGGVKCVCYNCASDTSGLPCCIELLDPRALQEGVALTIDSISIREFLVIEPKMKQVTQKVLADACRTIDCFSRSKLLTKRRRDIDGHTLKPSVPPSSQSSDVGTSTNLTIAVSVVMFHISPDAAWHSRGGLTAAFYATVTSHMGASNRTKVVNGEVLADLMSEKREALNKQLNISIGVISTWNSTRDIRKENIDPESRKKDEVHISHAVVITILVSGISGFLVLTLVVIFVLVRFQRRINGEFVPPNIQITCDEDHGDDRAFPPFVDPSLPCITDVPKKPATTSWQEEENKEREEKRNKESKKEHTEGKNEELKNGKGKKRRSSGVKVTYKPPVWDDD
- the LOC5517955 gene encoding uncharacterized protein LOC5517955 isoform X1, which codes for MSSSIRRKREHKPLRLAMSGETGLTVALLVLAFGLTSSQHTPCGDVCPTGPRLTGPRWPEDMTRDEGSRFPKAAHYWPFNATTPYETMLDVRGRSKTLTYNGVRTTYAEQLGPVLSLDGVDDWILISGLKSKCINDPTLCDDGLTVAFWLKYHAGEFILSGGRYTDLQRGPGFQFLCLDCYKAPQNNKPKNFVLNLTTQTKDWKITLDFLPKAWLHLVITWHVNNGLKLYHNAKLVATEENSTDVKCPPLEPRNEILTVGRPNSLTKLHNYARLDIGHLVIWTRELSHHEVEVAFLTVLAKSTKSLICCHFKKEDPCVSNPCHEGATCRLLDEKYECICPDISVNPCLERIEGNISQVLDSTSALYTTPYFNNDLLTYTPSDTTRGNGIKKLIQNGDLESSDAELLLSIYATSLVFRPGTSLGQRWTPTSNAFLHSIPTLLSLSGALVDKSATRTLTAQPSETSCKTSHTRSFPNVAFSPSTGTLSMSVVPSKIQGQRVPTLPPAEPYACSTGGVKCVCYNCASDTSGLPCCIELLDPRALQEGVALTIDSISIREFLVIEPKMKQVTQKVLADACRTIDCFSRSKLLTKRRRDIDGHTLKPSVPPSSQSSDVGTSTNLTIAVSVVMFHISPDAAWHSRGGLTAAFYATVTSHMGASNRTKVVNGEVLADLMSEKREALNKQLNISIGVISTWNSTRDIRKENIDPESRKKDEVHISHAVVITILVSGISGFLVLTLVVIFVLVRFQRRINGEFVPPNIQITCDEDHGDDRAFPPFVDPSLPCITDVPKKPATTSWQEEENKEREEKRNKESKKEHTEGKNEELKNGKGKKRRSSGVKVTYKPPVWDDD
- the LOC5517955 gene encoding uncharacterized protein LOC5517955 isoform X3 → MSSSIRRKREHKPLRLAMSGETGLTVALLVLAFGLTSSQHTPCGDVCPTGPRLTGPRWPEDMTRDEGSRFPKAAHYWPFNATTPYETMLDVRGRSKTLTYNGVRTTYAEQLGPVLSLDGVDDWILISGLKSKCINDPTLCDDGLTVAFWLKYHAGEFILSGGRYTDLQRGPGFQFLCLDCYKAPQNNKPKNFVLNLTTQTKDWKITLDFLPKAWLHLVITWHVNNGLKLYHNAKLVATEENSTDVKCPPLEPRNEILTVGRPNSLTKLHNYARLDIGHLVIWTRELSHHEVEVAFLTVLAKSTKSLICCHFKKEDPCVSNPCHEGATCRLLDEKYECICPDISVNPCLERIEGNISQVLDSTSALYTTPYFNNDLLTYTPSDTTRGNGIKKLIQNGDLESSDAELLLSIYATSLVFRPGTSLGQRWTPTSNAFLHSIPTLLSLSGALVDKSATRTLTAQPSETSCKTSHTRSFPNVAFSPSTGTLSMSVVPSKIQGQRVPTLPPAEPYACSTGGVKCVCYNCASDTSGLPCCIELLDPRALQEGVALTIDSISIREFLVIEPKMKQVTQKVLADACRTIDCFSRSKLLTKRRRDIDGHTLKPSVPPSSQSSDVGTSTNLTIAVSVVMFHISPDAAWHSRGGLTAAFYATVTSHMGASNRTKVVNGEVLADLMSEKREALNKQLNISIGVISTWNSTRDIRKENIDPESRKKDEVHISHAVVITILVSGISGFLVLTLVVIFVLVRFQRRINGEFVPPNIQITCDEDHGDDRAFPPFVDPSLPCITDVPKKPATTSWQEEENKEREEKRNKESKKEHTEA
- the LOC5517955 gene encoding uncharacterized protein LOC5517955 isoform X4, whose translation is MSSSIRRKREHKPLRLAMSGETGLTVALLVLAFGLTSSQHTPCGDVCPTGPRLTGPRWPEDMTRDEGSRFPKAAHYWPFNATTPYETMLDVRGRSKTLTYNGVRTTYAEQLGPVLSLDGVDDWILISGLKSKCINDPTLCDDGLTVAFWLKYHAGEFILSGGRYTDLQRGPGFQFLCLDCYKAPQNNKPKNFVLNLTTQTKDWKITLDFLPKAWLHLVITWHVNNGLKLYHNAKLVATEENSTDVKCPPLEPRNEILTVGRPNSLTKLHNYARLDIGHLVIWTRELSHHEVEVAFLTVLAKSTKSLICCHFKKEDPCVSNPCHEGATCRLLDEKYECICPDISVNPCLERTLSMSVVPSKIQGQRVPTLPPAEPYACSTGGVKCVCYNCASDTSGLPCCIELLDPRALQEGVALTIDSISIREFLVIEPKMKQVTQKVLADACRTIDCFSRSKLLTKRRRDIDGHTLKPSVPPSSQSSDVGTSTNLTIAVSVVMFHISPDAAWHSRGGLTAAFYATVTSHMGASNRTKVVNGEVLADLMSEKREALNKQLNISIGVISTWNSTRDIRKENIDPESRKKDEVHISHAVVITILVSGISGFLVLTLVVIFVLVRFQRRINGEFVPPNIQITCDEDHGDDRAFPPFVDPSLPCITDVPKKPATTSWQEEENKEREEKRNKESKKEHTEGKNEELKNGKGKKRRSSGVKVTYKPPVWDDD